Part of the Triticum urartu cultivar G1812 chromosome 2, Tu2.1, whole genome shotgun sequence genome, GTTAAGATTTCCTAGCTCCCAAGGAATTTCTCCATCCAACATGTTTGCAGATAGGTCGATGCCAGACACTGAAACAAAGAAACTGCGGCCGTATGTGTAGAAATTCCCTTTGGTAGCAAAAGTGAAGTACATTAATTCATAGGAAGTAGTGTAGTCGTCCGACACCCACGTAATCTCATTTGCTGGCTGAAAAAATTGATCATTTGTGTCACCTTTAAAAGAGATATTACCGATACAAGCTGGCAGAGAACCTGAAAGCTTGTTATGGGACAAATCTATTATCCTCAGGTACATGAGTCTGCACAGGTTTGGAGTGATCTGCCCTTCAAACTTATTTCCACCCAGTGAAAGTAGCCTAATGTTTTCAAGGTAACCTACCCAATTGACGTTGCCCATGAACTGATTGTGTCTGACATCCAAAGCAATTAGACTTGATGTGTTGAAAAGGGGAAAAGAGATATCGCCAGATAATGAGTTCCCAGTAAGGTTAAGAAAATTCAGCACTATGAAGCAACTGTTTGGTACAGACCCTGTAAGGTTGTTGCGCGACAGATCTAAAAGGTGAATTTCTGTGAAGCCACAAATGTGTTGGTCAATTTTGCCGGTTATACGGTTGCCAGCAAGATTCAGGACTCTCAAATAAGACATATTCCAAAATGACACATTGAGTTCGCCAGACAGCTGGTTATCATGCAAATCAATGACTCTTACTAACTTTCCTGCCAGATCATGAGGCAATGTCCCTTTAAATTTGTTACCATCCAAGCGCAATTCATATATATTGGACAGATTATTCATCCCACCAAAAATCGGACCACCAAGCTTGTTGTTTGAGACCTTCAAGACGGATAGCTCCGGATAATTAGTAAAAACACAAGCTGGAACCTCCCAGAAAGTTTGTTGTTTGATAGGTCTAAATATCCGATGGAGCTGATCTCGCACATTGACGTTGGTATGTGCCCAAACAAGTCATTAATAGAAAAATCTAGATCATACAAAACTGGAAACATTGAGCTAAGGTTGGCCGGCAGCTGTCCCGTGACACGGTTCATGTGTATGTCGATATGGCTGAGAGAAGATTGGGCATGCCATATTGGGTCCAGGGATCCAGTTAGCAAGTTATTCCTAAGATTTAGATCCTGTAGTGTCGCTTCCTTTGTAAATAACCAATTTGGCATGCTACCTGATAAGTTATTGTTGGACAAATCAAGCACCTTTAAGTGACGCTGTGTGCCTAAAAATTCTGGTCTTGAAATAATGTTCTTGTCAAGATCACAACCACAGAGCAATAACTGTTTCAACTGGAACGGAGGTGTCCATCCAGGAATATTGACGTCAATAACTAGTTTAGCATTGCCTGAAAGATCTATCTCTTCAAGTTTTGTGAGGTTTCCAAGCCAAACGAAAGCAAGTCTACCACTCAGATTGTTTTGGGAGAACCGAAGACTCTTAAGCGACAATGAAAGGTCCGAAGATGGATTTATTGGAAATGGTCCTTCAAAATAATTAGTTGAGAGATTTAACTGTTCAATATGTGGAAGCGAAAACAAGAATGTTGGGATGTTTCCGATGAATTGGTTGGAACTCAGATACAACTCTCGTAGGCTCTGTAGACTTTCAAATGCTGTGAATATAGGAAGATCCTGTAAGAATTAGAAATGCTGGCAGCATGTTTTTAGTAATATACGTGGAAAATACTCAATATGTACCTTGTCCAGTCGGAAGAGCTCCACTCAAATTATTATATGAGAGATCTAGGGACTTCAGATGAGGAAGTGCAAATAATGACGCGGGGAAAGATCCACTGAATTGGTTCTTACGCAATTTCAAGTTCCTGATGCTTTTAAAGGCTGTGATGCATGGAAGTAGCATAATGTTTACAGGTAGCACAAACTCAAGTATAAACATGGAATCTCTTTTCAAATAGTTAACTAGTTTTTTTACCTGTAACTGGGAGATTTCCACTGAGGTTATTATAGCTGAGATCTAACACTTCAAGTAAAATTGGTCCAGAGGATGAACTGATTGGAATATGCCCACCGAAGTTATTTATGGAGAGATCTAGGATCTTTAGATGAGGAAGTGAGAATAATGATTCCGGTAGGCTTCCGTTGAAGTTACTCCAGGACATATTCAATATTCGCAAGTTCCTAAGATTTTTAACAGCTGCAAAATGTGGAGGGACATATGAGAATGAACCTCTACCTTACTACTAATACCATAAGCAGTAAAATTTTGTACCTGCGTCCGGAAGACCTCCGGTCATTCTGTTACCACTGAGAGTTAAGACTTCCAGTGAGACAATTTCTCCTATAAATTCCGGGAAACCCACTTCCCACATAGTGTCACTGAGGTTGAGATAACGAAGCTTGGCTAGTCCAACAAACCCTGCAGGTGTTTTTGTTTGTGCATATATGAGAATAAGAAGCGACTACACACACAAAGTGTTATAAGAGAATTTGGAGCACGTGCGTACCTTCCGAGCTTAGTGAACACTGATAGTTGTAAGATAGATCTAGGCACTGAAGCTCATGGAATGCAGAAAACACTGTAAAGTTTAAATACCAACGATCGTCTACATCCATCGTGAAATATACAGAGGAAAGGTCGAGGTGAGACACTCGCTGTGTTATATTGTTGCATTTCACACGCTCCCACGAGCAGCAGTCATCACCATCCTTCCCCCATGAATCAAGCGCAATCGGGGAATGCGCTCTTATCAGAGAAGACCGGATGTCCAGCAGAGCAGCTCTCTCCTCCACGAAGCAGCCAGAGGACAAGGTAAGCATGGAGTGCAACAAGAGAAACAGCGTCAAAGACAATGATCCCCATGGCAACCAGCTACCCATATCTGATAATAAGTTTTTTCctctcctgtctgtgctcatatAAACTAGCGTTGGGCTGTAGTGGATAGACCTTGAGAGAAGAATGGTGAGCAGTCTTAACACTCTGCTGCAGATTCCTAACTTGGTAGTATCAATTACTGCTAGGGATATGCAATGCAAGCCCAACTTGGCGGCGCACATGGTGAGTTTACTTGGACCAAGACTTCAGACTTTGAAAATATATTGTCATGCACTGACAGGTGGATGGCGAATTAGTCACAGACGTCTAGACTTTTGCGGTTCCGCACACACAAAAGGAAAAGATGACTCGACTTTTGCAGTTCTGACAACACCAGATCGAAATTCCAGAAACGACATCAGCAAGATGTGCTTGGAAATAGCAGCCGAGAAGAGACTGGTCGAGCATGAATACGACTTACACGAGCAGTGCTCCGTATGGCAGCTCGGCGCCATTTCGACACCGCGGCCATGGCCCAGCCGAAACCCTTGCGCCGTCGTCCACATCACGCCAGAGCCGCCACCTAGCCTCCCGCGGCCGCAGCCGGCGTCCCGGGCGGGGACTGAGGAAGGCGTGCGAGGACTAGGCCCTGGGCAAAGATGTGTGCTCGGTGCTCTTCCCGGATTTCGTCACTTGCAGGTGCGTCCGGTCGCCGCCGTCGGCGACGACGGCCGGGAGGGACCCTCGCTCGCCGGGTCAGTAACAGGGCCGGCTAACTCACCTCCCCGGGCCTGCTATGGCAAATCGTAGTTGTTGGGCTGCTTCCGCCACTAGGACCCCGCCTTCTGACTTTTGCTGAGCTGTAGCGCTGCCTCGGCCCATATAACTGATACAACCCTTTGCTTTTTCCCCCTTTTTTCTTCTATACCTTCCTATAATCAATATACTACCTCCGTTCCCGTGAATAAGGCGTATTTAGTTTTGTTAAGACAATACTTTTACCAAAAATTACTCGATTAATATATTTGATTTATGTGATACAAAATCACTATCATAACAAAGTACTTTTAAATACGAATCTAGTGACACACAATTCTATATCATACTCTCTCCATTCCATATTATAGTACGTATAGATCtttttttgaaaagtcaaacttTGATAAATTTTATAGAGAAAACTGTTTATATGTACAATGTCAAGTATATAAAATAGAGAAAAGTATGTTTTTGGTCCCTCAAGTTCTCTAAAAGTATATACTTGGTCCCATAAGATTTTTTTTTTGGTATATATTTGGTCCTGCAAGTCTCAAAACCGGATAAGTTTGGTCCAAAACCAGATTTTGAGCACGTTGATTGGGGTTTGACCGGGTTTGGCCACGTTGACCAGATTTGACTGATGAACAATAAATTCAAGAAAAATAGGAAACAAATtcaaaaaatctgaaattttgtgACAACCAATATGCTTGTCAGAATCAACATGCTTTTAAATTTACTGGTCATCATTCAaacctggtcaacgtggtcaaacCCAGTCAATGTGCTTAAAATCTAGTTTTGGACCAAACTTATCTGGTTTTGAGACTTGAAGGACCAAATGTATACCAAAAAACCTTAAGGGACCAAGTCTATACTTTTGGGGAACTTGAGGGACCAAAAACATACTTTTCTCTATAAAATATGAAACTACATCTTATGATAAATCTAATGATATATGTTTGGCATTATAGATGTAAATGTTTTTATTCAAAAACTTGGTCAAAGCTTGTGAGGTTTGACTTTTTTTTTAAATCTATATGCATTACATTATGAAACGAAGGGAGTATAACCTTGTATTTATAGAGTAATTATTAGTCAAATGCATGTCTTAAGGAAACAAAATATACTTTACTTTtaagaatggagggagtatataacATGCCCAAAGGAAATTGTTTTTGAACTGATTGTGTCTGATATCCGAAGCAATCAAACTTGTTGTGTTGGAAAAAAAAAGAGATCACCAGATAAGAAAATTCCCAGACAACAGTTTAAGAAAATTAAGCAACAAAAAACTACAGTTTGGTACAGATCATGTAAAGTTGTTGCTCCATAGATCTAGAAGTTTAAGTTCAAGTCCTGTGAGATTACAAATCTGTGGATGGATTCTGCCGATTCTATGGTTGCACTATTCAATTACCAAATGAGGCAAATCAGGCTGATACCACCAAACACATATTGAGTTCGTCGGACGATTTCATTATCGTGCAAATCAAAGACCATTAAAAATCTAGTCAGTCCAAAAAGAGCACGAGGCATCACAAGCTTCAAATTGGTTATCATACAGGTGTAATGGGCTAGATTTATCATCCCACCAAAAATCACACCACCAGCTTTGTTGTTTAATAGCTTCAGAAGCCTTTTTGTAGAGTCTTCTGCACATAAGCATATAAGCCCGGGAGGTTCTGAGAGTATAGCCCCCAGCTCTGGTTACCCTGCACTGTCACATCTGTACCAGCGATTTTAAGCTGAGATACCATGTGGCCAGCATCTAGTTTATCACTCCGTAAATATTTCGATTTCATAAGGCAGTTCAGAAACCACGTCTGAATCATAGGCTTCTGAGTTCTGATGAAGATATGCTGTTTCCGTACCTGATTCTGTGAATAAAGGATGACAGGTAATGCCCCATTTCCAGAGTAAAATGAAACTTCAGAGAGCGATCCACCTTCCCTGTTATCTGCTTAACTGTGGAATGCTCACATCTCTTCAAAGGGAAGCGACACTACTGGTGAATGGACATTTGCTTCAGGGAGTCTTTGCCTTACCTTGCAACATTCACAGAAGAATATCTGTTGAGCATGTAGCCTCGGCGCCCTGGCAAACCGCTCTAAACATCTCATGAGTGCTGATACATTGGAATTTACGCCAACTATGTTTCTCTCAATTGGGTACATGCAGCTTTGGGTTTGCAACACAAGGACAATTGCTATATTCAGAATCCAAAATTTGTGGATGAGAACCCACAATTTGTGCAGGTTACATCTGATCTCAGGATACCAGAAAACACCCGGTGTGCAATGCAACACTCTCCATGGCCTTCTATTATGAACAAAATTAGAAATCAAGGTTATTATGAACCGAGAACACTAACCGAATATTTTGTAAAGACAAATCGCACTCCTGTATAAAAAATGGCTTCCAAAATGGTCATAGGAGATAGCACACATGTTGTGAAAGAAGTCAAATAATGCTAGTTTTCTGGGGCACGTAATGAACATAGATACTTGCAGTGACTTGGTGAACTACCAGTGCAAGTAAAAATATGGTTGTGTACAATTCTTGATCTAGAACATGTGCTTACAGTTATTATTAGTGTTTCTTGTAAAAGCTATACTAGTACTTTGCAGAGGGGTTTCAGCACAAGGGACAATTAAACTTCTTGTTATTATTGTTTCTTGTAAAAACTACACCACCCTATATAATTCCCTGCAGATAAAAGACTCAGCATGAACCTTCAGCATTTGGTGTATATGTAAAGGGCATGCGTGTTAACTAGCAGACAGTTCTGAATTTGTGCAAGAAGTGCAAGGATGCTCTTTACCGATAATTTTCCCTAGTGCTAACCTGTACTAAGCAAGTACACTATGATACATACTCCATAAGACAAATTACAATTAGATTCTACAAACACTTGGAAAATAAGAAAATCATGTGTACAAAATATAACCAAACAAAATCCATTGTTTATTGTTAATATTACATACCCAGAATGAAATTTCGGGAAGTTCTTGGGTGTATACGTACACATAAAGTACATTTGTGACTAACGATTTTTCCTCAGGACCGACTACAGCTTGAACATTACAGACGTCCCGTACGGATGGAATAATGAAAAAGCAACAGTGGCCCAAAATGCCAAAATAAACCCGGCAGCCATGACCATGTATAGGATTGGGTCACCAAACATCTCACACACATCTTCCTCCGCTATGGGGTCTAGGCTGGGAGTGCACATGTTCCCCTGCGTAATCTGGTGAAGGTTGGTGTTGGCTAGGTAGCTCTCCATGCCGAATGAGCCAAGCTGACCAGAGTTCGGTATGCATCCTGACAAGTTGTTGTATGCCACAGAGAACACCCCCAATGAACATAACCGCACTAGCTGCCAAGGTATTGGTCCACTCAGCTCATTGTGTGAGAGGTCCAAGCTTTCAATCTCCTCCATGCCGCCAAAGGTCTCTGGGATCGGGCCAACAAAGAAATTGTATGACAAGTTAAGGGATTTGATATGGCTCATGTTTCCTAACTCCCAAGGAATTTCTCCATGCAGCATATTCGCAGATAGGTCGATGCCGGACATTGAAACAAAGAAACTTCGACCATATGTGTACATATTCCCTTTGGTAGTAAAGCTAAAACCTCTCAAGCCATAAGGATTGTCATATGGCTTAAGTGAGTACGGTAAACTCGTTAATACTACCTGGAAAATTTGATCGCCCCTGTCACCTTTGAAAAAGAAATTACCAATACATGAGGGTAATGAACCTGAAAGCTTGTTATGAGACAAGTCAATTATCCTCAAGTGCAAGAGTTCACACAAGTTTGGAGTGACCTGCCCTTCAAACTTATTTCCGCCCAAGGAAAGCAGCCTAATGTTATCAAGATAACATATCCAATGGAGGTTGCCTGCAAACTGATTGTTTCTGATATCCAAGGCAATCAGACTTGATATGTTGAAGAAGGGATAGGAAATATGGCTAGATAAGGAATTCCCAGACAGGTTAAGAAAATGGAGCAACATGCAGCTACAGTTCGGTACCGACCCTGTAAGATTGTTGCTCGATATATCTAAAAGTTCAAGTCTGGTAAAGCTGCAAATTTGTGGATGAATTTTGCCAGTTATATGATTGCAAGCAAGATTCAGGACTTTCAAGGAAGACATATTCCATAATGACATATCAAGTTTGCCAGATAACTCGTTGTCATGCAAATCAATAACCATTAAAGTCCCTCCTGACAGATCACGAGGCACCGTCCCTTCGAATTTGTTACCATCCAGGTACAGTTCCGACGTAATGGACAGGTTATTCATTCCACCGAAAATCAGACCACCAAGCTTATTGTTTGAGACCTTTAAGCTCACTAGCATGGGATAATTAGTGAACACACAAGCTGGAACTTCCCCAGAAAAATTGTTGTTTGATAGGTCTAAAAACGTCATGAAGTTGATCCCGCACAATGAAGTTGGTATGTGCCCAAAGAAGTTGTTACTAGAAACATCCAGAATCAGCAACCTTGGAAACATTAAACTGATGTTGACTGGCAGCTGTCCTGTGACATGGTTCATGTGTAAGTTGATAACCTGGAGAAAAGACTGGGTGTGCCATATTGGGTCTAGCGATCCAGTTAGCGAGTTATTTCCAAGATATAGTTCCTGTAGTGTTGCTTCCTTTGTAAACAACCAATTCGGCATGCTAACTGACAAGTTATTATTGGACAAATCAAGCACCTCTAAATGACGCTGTGTGTCTAAAAAATGTGGTTCCGCAATAATGCTCTTGTCAAGGTCACAACCAGAGAGCAATAACTGTTTCAGTTGGAAAGGGGGTGTCCATCCAGGAATATTGACATGGACAACTAGGTTAGCATTGCCTGAAAGGTCTATCTCTTCTAGTTTTATGAGGTCTCCAAGCCAAATGAAAGAAAATCTACCACTCAATTTGTTTTGGGACAATCGAAGACTCTTAAGTGACAGTGAAAGATTCGGAGATTGATTTATAGGAATTGGTCCGCTGAAGAAGTTTGATGAGAGATCCAACAGTTCAATATGTGGTAGAGAAAACAATAATGATGGAATGTTTCCAATGAATTGATTGGAACTCAAAGACAATTCTCGCAGGTTCTGGAGATTTTGAAATGCTAATGTTGGAATGTTTCCGCTGAATTGGTTGGAACTCAAATACAACTGCCGTAGGTTCCGGAGATTTTCAAATGCTGCGAATAAAGGAAAATCACGCAACAATTAGAAAGAGTGGCAACCTTTTTAAACCATATAAGCGGGAATGTTCATTATTTACCTTGTTCAGTCGGAAGAGGTCCACTCATGTTATTACCATCGAGATGTAAGGCTTCAAGTGGAACTTGTTCCAAAGAAAACTTAATAGGAAAACCTCCCTCAAAATGATTGTATGAGAGATCTAGGAACTTCAGATGAGGAAGTTCAAGTATTGACACAGGGAGAGATCCACTGAATAGATTGCTACCCATATTCAAGTTCCTGATGTTCTTAAAAGCTGTGATGCATGCAAGAAGTATAATTATTACAGGTACCACATGAACAGAAAGTATGAAACATGAAGTCATGAAGTAAGAAATTCCTGTTTGTTTACCTGTAATCGGGATAATTCCAGTGAGGTGATTATCGCTGAGATCTAATACTTCCAGGGAAATTGGTCGTGATGACGAACTAAGTGGAATATGCCCATCGAAGATATTCTCTGAGAGATCTAGGATTTTTAGGTGAGGAAGTGCAAATAGAGATGCCGGGAGGTTTCCGTGGAGTCTATTCATAGACATACTCAATTGTCGCAAGTTTCTAAGATTATTGAAAGCTGCAAAGGAATAGGGATGCAAGAAGGTTAAGGATATATATGAAATGTCAATCTTGACCTCAGTACTTACTATAAGAACAGTAAGTACCTGCATCTTGAAAACCTCCAGTAATGTTGTTGTTGTTGAGAGCTAAGACTTCCAGTGAAACACATGCCCCGATAAATTCCAGGGAACCCCCTCCAAGCGAAGTGAGACTGAGGTCAAGGTATCGAAGCCTGGGTAGTCCAATCAATCCTGCAGTTGTTTTTGTTACAGCTACAAGAATAAGAAATGACCACACATATGTATTGTTCTCAGAGAGAGTTTGTAATCCAAACGTACCCTCAAAGCTTAGCGAACAGGGAAAATTGAGTGATAGATCTAGGGACTGAAGCTCGTGGAATGCAGAAAACACCGACAAGTTTAAATACCAACGATCACCTACATCTGATGCATATACTGAGGAAAGGTCAAGATGAGTCACTCGTTGGGTGGTATTGTTGCATGTCACAGTCTTCCACGAGCAGCATTCATCATCATCGTGCCCCCATAAATCAGGTGAAACCAGGGAGTGTGCTCTCCTCAGTGAAGACCGGATGTCCATCAGGACAGCCCTCTCCTCCACGGAGCAGGCAGAGGACAAGTGAACCATGGACTGTAATAACAGAAATGTGACCAGAGACAATGATCCCCATGGCAAGCTTCTAGTAGTACCCATATCTGATAATGTGCTTTCCCTTCCTGACTGCGTACATATATACACACACTTAGGCTGGGCTGTAGTGGCAGAGGGAAAGATGGTGAGTGATTTGAACATTGTGCCGACATGTAGTTTTTATCCGCTAAGATTGACTAGGAGTGCAACCTGGCACTCACAGTCAGTTTACTTGGACCAAGACTTCACCCATCAATCATCATCAACAGATTCTCCACCAAAAGATAATCATCATCCACAGAAAATCTTGTCGAAAATGTATTTCAAAGCATTCTTGAGATACCTCAAAACAGGCTTTCGGTCTGCTTTACAAATAAATCCCAAACGGCATACAAGGTGGTGAGGAAATCCTCTTACAAATGACTGCATATGGTTTCTCTATGAAATCGTAGGGGGGctcctcttttgctaaaaaaaaaAGCCAAATGACTGCATATATANNNNNNNNNNNNNNNNNNNNNNNNNNNNNNNNNNNNNNNNNNNNNNNNNNNNNNNNNNNNNNNNNNNNNNNNNNNNNNNNN contains:
- the LOC125534321 gene encoding receptor-like protein 45 yields the protein MVHLSSACSVEERAVLMDIRSSLRRAHSLVSPDLWGHDDDECCSWKTVTCNNTTQRVTHLDLSSVYASDVGDRWYLNLSVFSAFHELQSLDLSLNFPCSLSFEGLIGLPRLRYLDLSLTSLGGGSLEFIGACVSLEVLALNNNNITGGFQDAAFNNLRNLRQLSMSMNRLHGNLPASLFALPHLKILDLSENIFDGHIPLSSSSRPISLEVLDLSDNHLTGIIPITAFKNIRNLNMGSNLFSGSLPVSILELPHLKFLDLSYNHFEGGFPIKFSLEQVPLEALHLDGNNMSGPLPTEQAFENLRNLRQLYLSSNQFSGNIPTLAFQNLQNLRELSLSSNQFIGNIPSLLFSLPHIELLDLSSNFFSGPIPINQSPNLSLSLKSLRLSQNKLSGRFSFIWLGDLIKLEEIDLSGNANLVVHVNIPGWTPPFQLKQLLLSGCDLDKSIIAEPHFLDTQRHLEVLDLSNNNLSVSMPNWLFTKEATLQELYLGNNSLTGSLDPIWHTQSFLQVINLHMNHVTGQLPVNISLMFPRLLILDVSSNNFFGHIPTSLCGINFMTFLDLSNNNFSGEVPACVFTNYPMLVSLKVSNNKLGGLIFGGMNNLSITSELYLDGNKFEGTVPRDLSGGTLMVIDLHDNELSGKLDMSLWNMSSLKVLNLACNHITGKIHPQICSFTRLELLDISSNNLTGSVPNCSCMLLHFLNLSGNSLSSHISYPFFNISSLIALDIRNNQFAGNLHWICYLDNIRLLSLGGNKFEGQVTPNLCELLHLRIIDLSHNKLSGSLPSCIGNFFFKGDRGDQIFQVVLTSLPYSLKPYDNPYGLRGFSFTTKGNMYTYGRSFFVSMSGIDLSANMLHGEIPWELGNMSHIKSLNLSYNFFVGPIPETFGGMEEIESLDLSHNELSGPIPWQLVRLCSLGVFSVAYNNLSGCIPNSGQLGSFGMESYLANTNLHQITQGNMCTPSLDPIAEEDVCEMFGDPILYMVMAAGFILAFWATVAFSLFHPYGTSVMFKL